From Etheostoma cragini isolate CJK2018 chromosome 14, CSU_Ecrag_1.0, whole genome shotgun sequence, the proteins below share one genomic window:
- the c19h1orf109 gene encoding uncharacterized protein C1orf109 homolog, which translates to MSKPALISLHQALKKSFQGLEHNQKVWTSVLADCSPLMVSLGNLAEQSRALSNVQISNTPLRDFPDLEERLRFKLLQAMDTVLVKLNEKMTSLQSVRDSISNQVFAVFQLYEQNTDSLDLLTVTERSATAPSVSDMLEWLQDAERHYRQQCLRRKTLLQTLRADELSLLELAPKRWKSLESPSAEDHIKDTLCKVSFFIESQ; encoded by the exons ATGTCCAAACCTGCACTTATTTCACTTCATCAAGCACTGAAGAAAAGCTTCCAGGGTCTTGAACACAATCAGAAAGTATGGACGAGTGTGTTAGCCGATTGCAGCCCTTTGATGGTGTCTCTAGGTAACTTGGCGGAGCAATCGCGAGCGCTTTCCAACGTCCAGATCTCCAACACACCGCTCAGAGACTTTCCTGACCTGGAGGAGCGTCTGCGTTTCAAGCTCCTACAAGCCATGGATACAGTGCTGGTTAAACTCAATGAGAAGAT GACTTCTCTACAGTCGGTCAGAGATTCCATCAGTAACCAGGTTTTTGCAGTCTTCCAGCTTTACGAGCAGAACACAGACAGCCTGGATCTGCTTACCGTAACCGAGCGCTCGGCCACCGCCCCGTCTGTCTCTGACATGCTGGAGTGGCTGCAGGATGCCGAGCGTCACTACCGACAACA ATGTCTGAGGAGGAAGACTCTGCTGCAGACCCTGAGGGCAGATGAGCTTTCCCTTTTAGAACTGGCTCCCAAAAGATGGAAATCCTTGGAGTCTCCCAGTGCAGAAGACCACATCAAAG ATACACTTTGCAAAGTGTCCTTCTTCATTGAGTCCCaataa
- the LOC117956970 gene encoding claudin-4 has protein sequence MANTGMQLISFTCAVTGWIMAIAVTALPQWKVSAFIGSNILTSEIKWEGIWMNCIYQTTGHMQCKTYDSLLALPPDIQAARALMCLAIFMGWLSCTVSCCGMKCTTCAGDDRQAKAGIALSGGVLFILTGLCVLIPISWTANTVIQDFYNPNVPLMHKRELGQAIYLGWASAVILMISGAVLSSTCPLMERSGRYRRGYIGRSFANSPASAPDHPKPITFNSVPLKEYV, from the coding sequence ATGGCCAACACTGGCATGCAGCTGATCAGCTTCACCTGCGCAGTGACCGGCTGGATCATGGCGATCGCTGTCACGGCCTTGCCCCAGTGGAAGGTCTCGGCCTTCATCGGTAGCAACATCCTGACGTCAGAGATCAAGTGGGAAGGCATCTGGATGAACTGCATCTACCAGACCACTGGTCACATGCAGTGTAAGACGTATGACTCCCTATTGGCCTTGCCTCCAGACATCCAGGCGGCCCGCGCCCTCATGTGTCTGGCCATCTTCATGGGCTGGCTCTCCTGCACAGTGTCCTGCTGCGGCATGAAGTGCACCACCTGCGCCGGGGACGACCGCCAAGCCAAGGCGGGCATCGCGCTCTCAGGCGGGGTTCTCTTCATTCTGACCGGCCTGTGTGTGCTGATTCCCATTTCCTGGACTGCTAACACAGTCATCCAGGATTTCTATAACCCCAATGTGCCACTGATGCACAAACGAGAGCTGGGCCAGGCTATATATCTGGGCTGGGCGTCTGCGGTTATTCTCATGATCAGTGGAGCTGTGTTGAGCAGCACCTGTCCCCTCATGGAGAGGAGCGGCAGGTACCGCAGGGGCTATATAGGCCGGAGCTTTGCTAATTCACCTGCTTCAGCACCAGATCACCCAAAACCTATCACATTTAATAGTGTACCATTAAAAGAGTATGTatag